The following nucleotide sequence is from Deltaproteobacteria bacterium.
TTCAATCTGAACCGTCATCTCATCCACGGTCAATACGTGTTCTATCATAATGACCGCGTCTGTGCCTTCCGGCATGGCATGGCCCGTATTGACAAAAAAAGCGTCTTCTCCGATACGAAGCTCTTTGGGTCGATCAACAGTAGTTCCAAATGTCGTCTCTGCGCGGACCGCTATGCCATCCATGGCTGCCGCATGAAAACTGGGTGCGGAAAATTTTGCAAAGACCGGATCTGCTGTAATACGGCCACTTGACTCTTGAACAGGAATCGTCTCTCTTTGCAGTTGTTCGTCAAAAGAGATACGATTAAAAAAGAGTCGTCTGGCCTCCTCAATCGATTTCATTTGGAGGTAGATATTTCTTTTACTTCCCATGGGTGCGTCCGTCTCCGAAAATCTTATTAAATTCGTTGTCACTGATCTTGATAATGCTCTCGTTCAATTGTTTGTAGTTTTCGAGGAGCTTTCTACCAGTGGGAGTCAGGACGGAGCCCCGCCCCTTGCCACCGCCCGGCTTTGTGGCCAGGATTCTTGACCCTATGCGCTCTTCAGTCGATTTGATCCGTCCCCACAGGGCACGATAAGACATCTTCAACTCTTTGGCTGCCATATTCATGGAACCCAGGCGATCAACAGTCTCAAGCATGCGTACCCTGCCACTTCCGAAGATGACATTGTCATGATCATCATCGATCCAGATTTTTGTTCGAACCTTCATGGTACCTCCCAGACTTTAGTTGGCTATTAGTTTGTGTCCATCCAGAAATGGTCTTTTTGCCCAATCTCTGCGTTATGCTCAAAAAATAATCCTCGGAATATCACACATATGCCTGCGGTTATTTTTTTTCGCATGCCTTGATTTTGAACAAAAATCCTCATTTCTGGATGGACGCTAGTACATTCAGGCATTGACAGGAGAACAGCGATCTTACTATTTTCGGATCAGTGAACATTTACCAGAACCTTTCACAACTTGCCAGGAGATTTTTCTAGAACATGCATACGAAAAAGCGATTAATGGAAGATCTCAAGGTCGTCATTTTTGATTGTGATGGAGTGATGTTTGACTCAAAGGAAGCTAATGAGGCGTACTATAATCATATACTCGCCCACTTCGGAAAGGCCATGATGGACACAGAGCAGGCCAGGTATGTTC
It contains:
- a CDS encoding LysR family transcriptional regulator — encoded protein: MKVRTKIWIDDDHDNVIFGSGRVRMLETVDRLGSMNMAAKELKMSYRALWGRIKSTEERIGSRILATKPGGGKGRGSVLTPTGRKLLENYKQLNESIIKISDNEFNKIFGDGRTHGK